The Musa acuminata AAA Group cultivar baxijiao chromosome BXJ2-2, Cavendish_Baxijiao_AAA, whole genome shotgun sequence genome contains the following window.
CAGTTAAAAATATACCTTGAATGACttcttcattattttttttaaacaaaaGATAAACGGTCAAGATGgatttaatgatttctttttcgAATGATTTCATCtaaaattttttaaagttttttttttttgggttagaTCAGATTATCAAATTAAATTTGTTAGACTGTAATGGTGCTGAcaaagtttaaatgtttttcctcCTGCAATGATTTAAtctaatttttctaaagtttcttcTTACTGGGTTGATCATCCAATTGAATTGAATTCGGAAGGCACAAACATGGAAAACATTCAAAATCTCTTCtccaaataaaaattttaagacTATACTTCTATCTTCaagcctttattattattattattattattattattattattattattattattattattattattattattattattatcaatttcttaagattattattatttttattatcaatttcttaagattattattatttttaatcagaCTCTCCTTATAAATAAAGTATATTAATTTATCATCTAACCTTTTTCTTGAAATTGTTCATCTATCTATTCCCAGTAGTTAGTTTGGTTGATCCTCAGATCATAGAGTAATTTGTTATTGGAGTAACCTCCTAACCTATCCTTTGCACTTCACACCACGTATTCATAGTTTTATTATATTAATCGTTAGTGATCTAAaataatctttcattttttttatagtaACATTATTGTCTTACTAAATTAACATATTTTTGGTGTACCCATTACCAACCAACTTACACAATTTGTCGATGAGTTCCCttggaatcatcatcatcattcatcGATCAGTTACGTAACAACCAGAACGGTTCAAATGATCAGCTGGGTTTGCTCACATGTAGCAACACCAGAAATCGAACCCACAAGATTCCTCCGGCTCAAAGTGCCATCGGCTGTTTTATAGTAATACTTGAatgatatttattatttaattaacaAATTTATTTAGTAATATTTTAAATAGTAATAAATAGTATGAATAGATTTGCTTCTgatatttcttaaatattttcaacattaatTTGTTTGCATGTCAGGACAAGTGAATAAATTACACGGAAATACGTTTTAAACATGGAAGACCAAAGCCCCCATTTCCCAGACCGAGCACACGTCATTGCTCCAATAACAAGAGACGTATTTTTGGGGGTACATATTTTGAGTACCCGATAAAAAAAAATGCTCCTTCGCCTACAGCACAAGGCGATCGATTgctttccttctttttgtttaCCAAACCAAACTATAACAAAGAAGACAGGTAGACCAACCGAACAGCAAGCGCGACCACAGCCGCCGGCACGAcgacttctcctcctcctcctcctcctcctccttctcttcctccgtcGCCAGGAGAACAAGACAATGATGAAGGAGAGCGACCATTCGCTGAGGGGCGCGCCCTCCCGCCACCAGCAGCTGCGCAGATGGCCGAGCCCGATGCCGCTACTGGTTGCCCTGGTTGTCCTCGCCGAGATCGCCTTCTTGAGCCGCATCGACGTCGCCGAGAAGGCTGCTTCCGTGGTCGAGCAGTGGTCCACCTCCTTgtattcttcatcatcatcttcttcttcttcctcttcctcgtcttcGGTTGTGGAGGAGGAGGACAAGGTCCCGGAAGACATCAAGCGCTGCGAGGAGTGGTTGGAGAGGGAGGACGCCGTGCCTTACTCTCGTGATTTCCGGAAAGATCCGATTTTTGTCTTCGGCATGCACAAGGTTTTAGGATTTCTTGATGCCCCTTTTCTCCTTCGTTCTTTAGTAAATCAAATTCAGCGTACGACGGCTGCtaattcttgttttttttttaatagcaaTGCTGCTTTATTTTCCTTCCTCTGAATGACGTTGCTTTTGTGAGGTTTTCCGTCGGTGGATTTAATAACAATTGTACATTTTAGGGAGAGTCTGGTCAGCGGTTACCAGCCTTGTTTTCTTGTACTGGTAAAGAGTGTGTTGCGTTGAGTGGAGATTGGATATGAGCCTACTTAAATAAGTTGATCGGTCACATTTAGACATGGGTTGAGATGCTGCAGCGCTGCTGCTTTATTGCAACAAATGGAAACCTGATGATTCAatagtattttatctttttaggtGTTTAACTTACACTTTCGAAAGTGCCTCCTCGTGCCACAAATTTGTCCTTTCCATTTGTATTAATAATGTAAAGCATTTCTGGTTCAGGACTGGAGTTCTTGTGATGTGGACTGTGATTTCGGGTCTGCCAATGACAAGGTACCGGATGCTGCGTTTGGATTGCCCCATGATCCAGCAATTGCTGGTGTCTTACGGTCAATGGAATCATCACACTATTATCCAGAAAATGATGTTGGTGTGGCACGACGGTGGGTAAGCACAGTTTATTCACTGCAATGACCAGTTCATCTGAAGAGTTGATGTTTTCAGTTTATGTTCTTGTGTTTTATAGGGTCTGTGCATTTTCTTGAAAATAATGTCCATTTGCTGTAGATTGACATTCATGAAAGCAACTTCTTGGCAGCATGTAAGCCAGTCTTCTAGAAATTTGGGCTGTCTGATGACATGTACTTGAGCAGGCAGTTATAGTATATAAAGAAGGAAAAGAGTGAGAGGGATATCACCATTAAGTCAAAATAATTACCAGAAATGATGTCCGAGGATAATCTTAACTAGCTGAGCATTGTATGTACTGTATTATCTTTCTTGTGTGAGCCAGTCACCAACTAATTTCACTTATTGATATCATGATCATCACATAATCTAATgtttgatttctttcttttgctTTTCTTATGGACACTATCATGTAATGCCCCTTCTTTGGAAATAGCAAGACCCACTATATTTTCTAGGTTCCGCCGTTTAATAACATCCAATCAGTTCATGTGCTTTATCTCAAGACATTTTGATGCCATGAACTATGTACATGTATGCTAAAGCTGGGAACAAGATGCTTGAAAGCTATTATTTTTTCTGATCTTTTAAGTATTCTGGCTCTTTCATGGACCTCTGCACTTTCATGCATTATGCTTCAATTATGAGGAAAGATTGACTAGTATTCTTTTGGAACTATGAAGTAACACTTTATTAGAGTTTTTTTTCAAATTAGGTGGATTCTTTGGGAGCATCCATTGTAAATACAAAGTTGATCAGGAAATTTGTTATAGGGTtagaatatatatcaaataagtCCCTATGATTAAATTATCAACCGTAGATGATTACATCCTTAATAAGTGACACCTTCTATTGAGTATTTGAAATTCATAACCCATCCTCCACAAAAAAAGAATTGTTTTCTAGAGTTATATGAATATCTATTAATTATTTCATATGTATGTATGCAATAGAATTGTGTTTCATAAATGAAACATATTAACATAAGGAGCATAAGCTCCATTTCCGAAGGCAAGTTCTCAACTTGGTTAACAGTCTTGTGCATCAAAGCCACATGGTAGCTCATTGACTTGATGACCCAATAACTTGATAAGGTATAACATGATGATAAGTGGGTACTCAGATCTTAAAATATTTTTGCTAGTGTTGATATCATCTTCAAACATAGCAtgccatcctgatcgaagcaatgATCCTGTCATCCTTAACACACAAGTGAAAACTCCAAAGAAAAAAGGCTAATCCTTGGCTCTATGTTCTTGGACATCGCTTCTTTGCTTCATTTGAAATGTTGCACAATAAAAATCTCACCCTGGCTGATCACTTCAGCATCACCTCAACTTCCTTTCAAGAGAATTCTTGTTATGTACCCGACAATCAGTCTCATCTTGATTAAATTCAAAAAGGAGTGTGATCATATTGTTGTGCAGTCCAAATATTAGAAAAAGTTAGCTTTAGCTTCATCCTTGTTCTTCTTTGAGCAAAAATGAATATTCTTTATGAAATTTCTTGTATTGATGATATTATGTCTAACAATTAAATTGATCAATAATttgattgatttttttaaataaaatatacttaAATCACTTTTGGCTTGATTTAGTTTCTTGTTGACCTGTGATGAATAAGGTGATGAATGGCGATGGCTAACTGAACCAAAGTAAATATATCAAGTTTAGTTGTAGTAGCACACCGAACATACACTCTGTGAACAATTACACTTCTTTCTTTGTAAAGGTTTGTTGCATATTTAGGCAATATTTTATAACATCATTGGACATTGAACAGAATCAAGATTAGTCACCTAGATTATGAATGTCATGACCATGGCAACCGATCCAACTTCTAATGCAGTCTAAAAACTGAGAGCCTGGTTTTATGACCTTCAATCTCAGGTCATTGGACACATTTTATTACAGAAATCATAGCCAACAAATTCAAAAGGAAACTGTTCAAAATAACTGTTCTGTTGTAGTGGAAAAATCAAATTTAAATGGTTAGTTTCAGTGATTTTGACTGCTCAAGCTTCTAGCTGTTAGATTAACTTTCAGTAGGTTGCTCTTTTAATGGAGAAAGAAAAAGTCTATTACCTGTTGTTTTGCCACCCCAAATTTTTTATGGGTTTCTCTTTTGTGATGTTGTTTTACTATACCATTATTAGACTATTACTTGTTGTTTTGCTATCCAAAGTTAACATGTAAGAATTCATTCTTCTGAAAGGAGTTAAAAATTTCACTGATGTTGTGGTTTTGCTATTGCATACTACTATGCATGGGACTGTCTCTTACAtttcaaacattttttttttctcatttgttcTTGAATATTTACTTGGACATTGAAATTTTGTCCTGTTTGATAGGATAGGGTATAAAGTTGTGATGACAACCAGCCTGTCATCAGACGTACCAGTTGGCTATTTTTCGTGGGCTGAATATGACATAATGTCACCTATACAACAAAAAACTGAAGAAGCACTTGCAGCTGCTTTCATTTCCAACTGTGGGGCTCGTAATTTCCGTTTGCAGGCCCTTGATATGCTGGAAGAATTGGGCATTAAGATAGATTCTTATGGTAGTTGTCACCGAAACCGTGATGGCAATGGTGCGTATAATGCTTTACAATCATCTTATTATGTTTTGTTGTGAATTCATGTTTGGCCTTTGATATTTTCAGCTATGTAATCACTTGGGTGAGAGGTCCACATGGTTGACTTGAACTATTCAGTCCCTTTTCATGGTTGTTCATGCTACATCTAATTGAATAAAATGATGGTGATAAATAGAATTGTGTACTAAAGTTCATATTTAATATTCTAATTGTTGATCATGATCTAGATACATGTGTAGAGAATTGATCTTATTTTGATTGTTTTAGATCATCGATTAAATCAAGAATTTTACCATTTAATACATTAATTAAAGAATTATATGATGAATGAGTAAAAACTCATGAAAAGAACCAAACCTTTGCTATTAAGCTTTGGGTAAGATCCTGTTCAGTTGCACCAATTTAATTTTGAACAGAAGCATCAAAGGCTAGATAGTTTTGAGCATATGGAACTCTATCTACCATGTGCTTGCATGTTCATGCTTGTCCCTAGGAGAGTGTATCTGTATGTGCACACAAGTTCATATACATGTGTATGTTTAGGTGTACATATGTGAATGCATGTGCTTGGTTCTGCTCAAAGATTGGAAATGGCTCTTGATCTGAACTCAGTAAATCCAGAATTTGGCTTGTTATTAATGGTTTTTATTGCATTCttcttatggaattttgaaatttgCTGCTAAAATTAGTTCCTAATCATGTGCTTTTGCTGTTTATTGTCTGGATGCAGTGAACAAAGTAGAAACTTTAAAGCGCTATAAATTTAGCTTGGCTTTTGAGAATTCTAATGAGGTGGACTATGTCACGGAGAAATACTTTCAGTCACTTGTTGCAGGTATGCTGATTAAACTAAAAGGATTTGTCAGTTTCTTCAGCTGGAAAGTTTGCAAGTTTTTGTAGTTTGGTATTACAGCCATTCCTGTGCCCTTTTTTGGTTATGAAGTCTGAAGTCATATTCATTTGTATATTCTCTTTATACCTAGCATTTCTGTTTATTGAGGAATTATTTGCCTTCTTGTGAGGGTGTTTCAGCCTAAAAATTTTTTGTTGACCATGATCTAGCTCACTATTTGTCATCCAACTAATCTCAGTCTGTAGATCTGTTCTTAGCACTTGCTTTGCACAAGTTAGATTGCAATATCGGAAAAGACGTGTTAATCTCGCCTGAATTTTTTAATGTTAACTCAACTTTGCATTTGCAAAATGTATGTCAGCTATGGTATCACATTGCAGGAACAAT
Protein-coding sequences here:
- the LOC103968374 gene encoding glycoprotein 3-alpha-L-fucosyltransferase A, whose protein sequence is MMKESDHSLRGAPSRHQQLRRWPSPMPLLVALVVLAEIAFLSRIDVAEKAASVVEQWSTSLYSSSSSSSSSSSSSSVVEEEDKVPEDIKRCEEWLEREDAVPYSRDFRKDPIFVFGMHKDWSSCDVDCDFGSANDKVPDAAFGLPHDPAIAGVLRSMESSHYYPENDVGVARRIGYKVVMTTSLSSDVPVGYFSWAEYDIMSPIQQKTEEALAAAFISNCGARNFRLQALDMLEELGIKIDSYGSCHRNRDGNVNKVETLKRYKFSLAFENSNEVDYVTEKYFQSLVAGTIPVVVGAPNIQDFAPSPGSVLHIKELHDVASVAKTMRDLAANPDAYNHTLRWKYEGPSDSFKALMDMAAVHSSCRLCIHLATKIHDEEEKSAAFQNRPCHCTSSSGTVYHLFVRERGRFKMESIYLRSGKLTLEALKSAVLAKFRSLNHTSIWKKERPAMIRGGNDLKIYRIYPVGITQQKALYSFQFDDDAELEKYIESNSCAKLEVIFV